The Aureimonas populi genome includes the window TCCGCTTGCGCTCGCGCTCGAACAGCGCCAGCTCCTCTCCCTGAAGCGAGCGGCTGTCCGGCAGGCGGATGCGCAAGGGGTCGACGCGCTTGTCGTTCACGCTCAGCTCGTAATGCAGATGGTTGCCGGTGGAGAGGCCCGTGGAGCCCACCGTGCCGATCACCTGCCCCTGCCGGACGGGGGCGCCGGCCTTGATGCCATCCGCGATCGTGTGCTGGTGGGAATAGGAGGTCTCGTAGCCGTTGGCGTGGCGGATCACGGTCTGGCGGCCGTAGCCGCTGGACCAGCCGGCGCGCACCACCGTGCCGGCGCCCGCCGCCAGGATGGGGGTGCCGCGCGGCGCGGCCCAGTCCACGCCCCAATGCATCCGCCTGTAGCCGAGGACGGGGTGCCGCCGCTCGCCGAAATTGGAGGTGAAGCGGCCGGTCGGCACCGGGTTGCGCAGGAGGAACTGGCGCGCGCTGCGCCCTTCCTCGTCGTAATAATCGACCGTATCGTCCTCGGGCGACCAGAAGCGGTAGAGGCGCTTGGTGGAATCGCCGAAGCGCGCCTCCACGAACAGGATCTCCGATTCCTCGCTCGCCTGCTCCTTTCCCTCCTCCAGCGAGTAGAGGATGGTCAGCCTGTCGGTCGGCGTCAGCCGGGCCTGGAAGTCCACCTCCGGGGCGAGCATACGGATGAGCGACTGGCAAAGCCGCTCGTCCAGCCCGTAGGAGAGGGCGGCCTGGTAGATGCCGTCGTAGACGCTGGGCATGGTGGCGCGCATGGGCGCCTCCATGGCGTTCTCGTCGAAGGCCTGCGCCACCGAACGGCTGAAGGCGGGCTCCTGCCCGAGGGCGAAACGGCCGTCCGCATGGATGGCGACCGTCGCCTGGTGCCGCTCCTTGCGGTAGGCCGAAAGGCGCACGAGGGCCGGCTCCCCTTCCACCTCCTGCAGGCCGATGCGCAGAACGTCACCCGGCGCGAGGGTTTCGGCGCGCAGCGCCTCGGCCAGCGGCTTCACGGCGCGGGCCACCACCTCGGCCTCGTATCCCGCCTCCTCCAGCGCCTCCGCGATGGAGCGCTCCTCCCGAAAGGGGACGATCTCCTCGAAATAGCGCTTGGCGCCGGTGCCGGGCCCGTCCGAGGCCGAGACGGAGACGTTTTCCTGAACGATGCGGAAGGCCGAGCCGGGCTCGTAGGACGTCACGTCCGAGGCGCCGTCGAACCGGCCGGGATCGAAGGACTGGAAGGCGGCCACCTGCACCGGCAGGGCATCGAGCGTGCCGGCGGCGCCGCGCACCAGCGCCTCCGCCGCCTTCGTGCCGATGTCCTCGTAGCCGTCGCTCGTCGCCTGCGCGAAGTCGAAAGGCTGCATCGTCAGCGAGACGTCGGGTTCCACCTTGGCGTCGTAGATCTGCGAGGGATCGAGGATTGCGCGCTCGTTCGCGCGCTCCTCCTCGGCGAAGACCTTCAGCGGATCGAAGGGGGGATATTCCTGGCTGGGCGCGTGGCGCGCACCGAGCAGCATCGAGGCATAGGCCAGCGGCTGGGTGCGGATCACCTCGCGCTCGCCCTCCACCGTCACGGTCGACACCTCGATGGTCCGGCGCGAGCGGGGCATCGGGATGGGCGTGGCGAAAACCCGCTCGCCGCGCTCCAGAAGAAGCTCCCCCTCATGCGCGATGGCGGCGATCGCGGCCATGCTGGCCGGGCGGGCCATGTTCGTGCGCCCGTCATGCGCCGCCGAAAGCGCGATGCCCATGAGGGCCGTGGAGGTGAGGCCCGTCAGAAGCGTGCCCGCCAGCCAGCGCGCCGACACTTGGCGCCGGTCCGGGCGGCGGCGCTTGTCGGCGACGAGCGGGGGATCGTCCCCAAGCTCGGAGCGGGCGGTGCGACTGTCTTTCATTCAGGTCCCGTGCGTTTCCATCGGCCTTCGGCAATCAACTTGGCGAAATCGCGACACGGCCGGGCAAGGAACGGCACGCATGGCCGCGTTGCCCTGAGGGCGGGCGGCCCGGAAGGGTTGTGACCGCTCGGCGGGGCTCCTGTCAATCAGGAGCTCGCTCCCGAGCCGCCCGGATCTTTCCTCCTCACGCGCTCTTGCGCTACGCGGGCGTCATGAAAGGCGGGGAGGGGAGGGCGGCCATGGCCAACCGTCCGCCCTTTCCCGCACACGTGCATTGGAAAGCGCCCTGCGGGCCCTGGGAGGGCGCTGGAGAAGAAAAATCGGGCCGGGGGAAAAATCGGGCCGGGGAGAGATTTTTTGAAATTGGCTGTTGACCAACGGCGCCGGGCCGTCCTATAAGCCGCTCATCGACGACGGCGGTGGGCGCCGGGGCGGTTTGGACGGGGCGGGGACGCTGTGTTCTGGACTGCCGGAAAGTTGAGCTGGCGGTTGGGTTTCGGGGATTTTCCTTGGGGTTCGGCTGTACCGGCTCGGTTTTGCGCCTTTGGATGCTGTAGTTGGTACGATATTCGGAGTGTCTTTGGATGCTTTGAGGCTGGGTTCCCGGAAGGGGGTTTTGGCCGAGCGGCGAGCTTTTGGGTTTTGCCGGGTTCTTTGAGAATTGAAGATTGAAGAAGAAAGAGAGACGTGGACGGCGGTTGTCTGCGGGGACCGAGGGGTCTGGCTTTGGCTGGGTCTTGAGGTTTCTGGAGAGATGAACCGACGGTTCACAGGTCTCTGACGATAGAGAGTGTACGTTTCTCATCTGGCGCGGGGCTGGTTTTGGCTGGTTTTGCGAGGATGGGGAGTGGGATCGGTTGATTTTGTCTGGTTGGCTTTGGCTGGCCGGGCGTTTGGCCGTTTTCGATAACTCTCGTCGATGCTTTGAGACAGTGACTAGTCGGGATAGCTCTTATTACAAACCTGAGAGTTTGATCCTGGCTCAGAACGAACGCTGGCGGCAGGCTTAACACATGCAAGTCGAACGCATCCTTCGGGGTGAGTGGCAGACGGGTGAGTAACGCGTGGGAATCTACCCAACCCTACGGGATAGCTCCGGGAAACTGGAATTAATACCGTATACGCCCTTTGGGGGAAAGATTTATCGGGGATGGATGAGCCCGCGTTGGATTAGCTAGTTGGTGGGGTAAAGGCTCACCAAGGCGACGATCCATAGCTGGTCTAAGAGGATGATCAGCCACATTGGGACTGAGACACGGCCCAAACTCCTACGGGAGGCAGCAGTGGGGAATATTGGACAATGGGCGCAAGCCTGATCCAGCCATGCCGCGTGAGTGATGAAGGCCCTAGGGTTGTAAAGCTCTTTCAGTGGGGACGATAATGACGGTACCCACAGAAGAAGCCCCGGCTAACTTCGTGCCAGCAGCCGCGGTAATACGAAGGGGGCTAGCGTTGTTCGGAATTACTGGGCGTAAAGCGCACGTAGGCGGACATTTAAGTCAGGGGTGAAATCCCGGGGCTCAACCCCGGAACTGCCTTTGATACTGGGTGTCTTGAGTCCGGAAGAGGTGAGTGGAATTGCGAGTGTAGAGGTGAAATTCGTAGATATTCGCAGGAACACCAGTGGCGAAGGCGGCTCACTGGTCCGGTACTGACGCTGAGGTGCGAAAGCGTGGGGAGCAAACAGGATTAGATACCCTGGTAGTCCACGCCGTAAACGATGGAAGCTAGCCGTCGGGGGGTTTACCTTTCGGTGGCGCAGTTAACGCATTAAGCTTCCCGCCTGGGGAGTACGGTCGCAAGATTAAAACTCAAAGGAATTGACGGGGGCCCGCACAAGCGGTGGAGCATGTGGTTTAATTCGAAGCAACGCGCAGAACCTTACCAGCTCTTGACATGCCACGACGGTTGCCGGAGACGGCTTCCTTCCTTCGGGACGTGGACACAGGTGCTGCATGGCTGTCGTCAGCTCGTGTCGTGAGATGTTGGGTTAAGTCCCGCAACGAGCGCAACCCTCGCCCTTAGTTGCCATCATTCAGTTGGGCACTCTAGGGGGACTGCCGGTGATAAGCCGAGAGGAAGGTGGGGATGACGTCAAGTCCTCATGGCCCTTACGGGCTGGGCTACACACGTGCTACAATGGCGGTGACAATGGGCAGCCAGCCAGCGATGGTGAGCGAATCCCAAAAAGCCGTCTCAGTTCGGATTGTTCTCTGCAACTCGAGAGCATGAAGTTGGAATCGCTAGTAATCGTGGATCAGCATGCCACGGTGAATACGTTCCCGGGCCTTGTACACACCGCCCGTCACACCATGGGAGTTGGTTCTACCCGAAGATGGTGCGCTAACCCGCAAGGGAGGCAGCCAGCCACGGTAGGGTCAGCGACTGGGGTGAAGTCGTAACAAGGTAGCCGTAGGGGAACCTGCGGCTGGATCACCTCCTTTCTAAGGACGATCCCTCACGGCCCTCCGGCCCGTCATCCTGTCCTTCGGGATTGGGCGACTGCCCGGACAGAACCGTATCGGATTGTTTTAGAACAAGGTGTCGACCAGTCAGGTTGATGCCGCGCATACAAAAGCGCCATGCCATCCTCGGATGGTTGTGGTCAGGCAGGCGCCGCCGCCCTCGTTTCTCTTTCTTCACTGGATGTTTGGCCCGTGCAGCCCTTGGGTTGCCGGGCGAGCCGAGATCGGGCCCGTAGCTCAGTTGGTTAGAGCGCACCCCTGATAAGGGTGAGGTCGGTAGTTCGAATCTACCCGGGCCCACCAGACCTGACGCTCGTTTGTCGGGTCTGGTGGACCCGGGCAGGCGATCGGGGCTTTAGCTCAGCTGGGAGAGCACCTGCTTTGCAAGCAGGGGGTCGTCGGTTCGATCCCGACAAGCTCCACCACTTCTTTCGGGGAGTGCGTGTCGAGCGCGGGGTCGTCATCCAGGGGAAAGAAAAGGTTTGCAGCCTTGGCCAACGGGTCGAGTGTCTGCCTGTTCTGATGACAATGTGAAGAGAAGACGGGTCCTGAGGGATCGCTGGCGCCTGAGTGCGATGCGATCCCGTCCGGGGCAGGGTGCCAGGAGGTTCATCGCCTCCTGGAGTTCATTCTGCGCCATACCCGCCCGAGCGGTTCGCCGTTCGGGTCGAGCGATTGATGTGCCTGACCGCCATCATCGGGTCCCGTCTCTGGAAGCTGGTCTTTCGTCAATTCCGTCCCGAGCGGATGGAGTTGGCATGAAGCGCCGTCGCAGGACGCCGATCCCCGTTGCACGCGGGCCGGTGTTGTCGGCGCTTCTGAAGAGAATGAAGCGACAATGCTCGTCTCTCTCTTGTTCGAGTTGTTCATCCTCCGAAGGACGTGACGCCGATCGAACCCTTTTGGGTTCGCGAGGCCGAACGGCCGTCGGTCCTGATGGACCGCGCCCTGCGCAGACGGCGATCCCGATGGATCGCCGGCGTGAGCAGGCGGGCAATGATGAGCATTGGCGATGAGAACGATCAAGTGTCTTAAGGGCATCTGGTGAATGCCTTGGCATGCACAGGCGATGAAGGACGTGATACGCTGCGATAAGCCATGGGGAGCTGCGAATAAGCTTTGATCCGTGGATTTCCGAATGGGGCAACCCACCTTTGATCCTTGGAAAATCGGAACGGCACTGGAGGGCGCGAGCTTTCCGGTGGCGCTGCGGTTTCCAAGGATCGTCAAAAAGGTATCTGACTCTGAATACATAGGGGTTAGAAGCGAACTCGGGGAACTGAAACATCTAAGTACCCGAAGGAAAGGACATCAACCGAGACTCCGTCAGTAGCGGCGAGCGAACGCGGACCAGGCCAGTGGCCTCATATGAGAGAAGCCGAACAGGTTGGAAAGCCTGACATGAGTGGGTGATAGTCCCGTAGGCGCAATGCTCTTTGAGGTCCTCGAGTAAGGCGGGACACGTGAAATCCTGTCTGAAATTGGGGGGACCACCCTCCAAGCCTAAGTACTCGTGCATGACCGATAGTGAACCAGTACCGTGAGGGAAAGGTGAAAAGCACCCCGACAAGGGGAGTGAAAGAGAACCTGAAACCGGATGCCTACAAACAGTGGGAGCCATCATTGGTGACCGCGTACCTTTTGTATAATGGGTCAGCGACTTAGTCTGGCGAGCGAGCTTAAGCCGGTAGGTGTAGGCGCAGCGAAAGCGAGTCTGAACAGGGCGTTCAGTTCGTCGGATTAGACCCGAAACCGAGTGATCTAGCCATGAGCAGGTTGAAGGTGCGGTAACACGCACTGAAGGACCGAACCCGCATCTGTTGCAATAGATTGGGATGACTTGTGGCTAGGGGTGAAAGGCCAATCAAACTCGGAAATAGCTGGTTCTCCGCGAAATCTATTTAGGTAGAGCGTCGGATGAACACTCCAGGGGGTAGAGCACTGGATGGGCTAGGGGGACTCACCGTCTTACCAAACCCAACCAAACTCCGAATACCTGGAAGTGCTGTCCGGCAGACACACGGCGGGTGCTAACGTCCGTCGTGGAGAGGGAAACAACCCTGACCACCAGCTAAGGTCCCCAAGTTATGGCTAAGTGGGAAAGGATGTGAGAATCCCAAAACAACCAGGATGTTGGCTTAGAAGCAGCCATCATTTAAAGAAAGCGTAACAGCTCACTGGTCTAGATTTAAGGGTTCTTGCGCCGAAAATGTACCGGGGCTCAAGCCATACACCGAAGCTGTGGGTTTGCATCTATGATGCAAGCGGTAGCGGAGCGTTCCCTAGGCCGTTGAAGCCGGACCCGTGAGGGCCGGTGGAGGTATGGGAAGTGCGAATGCTGACATGAGTAACGATAAAGGGAGTGAGAGACTCCCTCGCCGAAAGTCCAAGGGTTCCTGCTTAAAGTTAATCTGAGCAGGGTTAGCCGGCCCCTAAGGCGAGGCCGAAAGGCGTAGTCGATGGGAACCACGTTAATAATCGTGGGCCTGGTGGTGAGTGACGGATCCTGTGTGTTGTCGATCCTTATCGGATTGGTTCGGCAGCGAAGGGGTCCCAGGAAATAGCCCCACCGTATAGACCGTACCCGAAACCGACACAGGTGGACTGGTAGAGCATACCAAGGCGCTTGAGAGAACTGCGTTGAAGGAACTCGGCAAATTGCACGCGTAACTTCGGAAGAAGCGTGACCTCCATGCGGGCAACCGTATGGTGGTGGCACAGACCAGGGGGTAGCGACTGTTTATCAAAAACACAGGGCTCTGCGAAGTCGAAAGACGACGTATAGGGTCTGACGCCTGCCCGGTGCTGGAAGGTTAAGAGGAGAGGTGCAAGCTTTGAATCGAAGCCCCAGTAAACGGCGGCCGTAACTATAACGGTCCTAAGGTAGCGAAATTCCTTGTCGGGTAAGTTCCGACCTGCACGAATGGCGTAACGACTTCCCCGCTGTCTCCAACGCAGACTCAGTGAAATTGAATTCCCCGTGAAGATGCGGGGTTCCTGCGGTCAGACGGAAAGACCCCGTGCACCTTTACTATAGCTTTACACTGGCATTCGTGTCGGCATGTGTAGGATAGGTGGTAGGCTTTGAAGCGTGGGCGCCAGCTCGCGTGGAGCCATCCTTGAAATACCACCCTTATCGTCATGGATGTCTAACCGCGGCCCGTCATCCGGGTCCGGGACAGTGTATGGTGGGTAGTTTGACTGGGGCGGTCGCCTCCCAAAGAGTAACGGAGGCGCGCGATGGTGGGCTCAGACCGGTCGGAAATCGGTCGTCGAGTGCAATGGCATAAGCCTGCCTGACTGCGAGACAGACAAGTCGAGCAGAGACGAAAGTCGGTCATAGTGATCCGGTGGTCCCGAGTGGAAGGGCCATCGCTCAACGGATAAAAGGTACGCCGGGGATAACAGGCTGATGACCCCCAAGAGTCCATATCGACGGGGTTGTTTGGCACCTCGATGTCGGCTCATCGCATCCTGGGGCTGGAGCAGGTCCCAAGGGTTTGGCTGTTCGCCAATTAAAGCGGTACGTGAGCTGGGTTCAGAACGTCGTGAGACAGTTCGGTCCCTATCTGCCGTGGGTGTAGGAATATTGACAGGATCTGTCCCTAGTACGAGAGGACCGGGATGGACGTACCTCTGGTGGACCTGTTGTGGCGCCAGCCGCAGTGCAGGGTAGCTATGTACGGTCGGGATAACCGCTGAAGGCATCTAAGCGGGAAACCCACCTGGAAACGAGTATTCCCTATCAGAGCCGTGGAAGACCACCACGTCGATAGGCCGGGTGTGGAAGTGCGGCAACGCATGAAGCTTACCGGTACTAATAGCTCGATCGGCTTGATCGTTCTCATTCGCCAATGCTCATCGCTCTCGCGACGGCAATGGCGCTTCGTCTCAATACCAGCTTCCAGAACAGATGTGATTTGCCGACCTGGTGGTTCCAGCGAGGTGGCTGCACCCGATCCCATTCCGAACTCGGCCGTGAAACGCCTCAGCGCCTATGATACTTCGTCTCAAGACGCGGGAAAGTCGGTCGCTGCCAGGTCTGCAAATCACATCCCCCTCCCTTCACACCCCATCCAAGCCCTCGCACGGTCAAAACCGGCGGGGGCTTTTTGCGTTCGCACACCCACGCGGAACGCCCCGGCGATCCCGGGCATCAGCGCAAGACGCACAAGGGCAGACGGGCAGGGCACAAGGCGCCGGTCCCGGCAAGGCTCCCCGAAACGTCCGCCATCGGTCCCACGCCGCCCGAACCAAGCCGCCGCAAGCGCCGCGCACACAGCCACACCCTCAAAACAACGCTGCCAACCAGACTTCGAACTGAACGCACCCCGGAACCCGCACACATCAAAACACGCAACCGTACGGGGCCGCAAAAACCTTCGCAAAACCCATCCCCAAAAGCCAAAGCCCGCAATGCCACGGCTCATACAAACCAGCGTCAACACATCGCACCATTCACCGGCAAAATAGTTCCGCCGCTCGCCGGTAACCGCAGCAACAAGGACACAGGTCTTCCTCTCACCATCTTCGCTTCCTATCTTGATGCACTGTCTCGTCCCTAGCGTTTCGGATCTGCGCATCATGGCCGGCCCCCGGAGAGTTCTTCTTGTCCTGTCGGTCCTCGTCGTCGGGGGGGGAATGGGCCTGGCGTCGTATTATCGTAACGGCCAGGATGCTTCGCCGGACCCCGCTTCCACGCTGGCGCTCGCGGTAGCGGAGCCGGCGGATGGGCCGGTGGAACTGGCGCAGATCGAGATGTCTCGGGTCGCGAGAAGCACTGTGGTGGACGATGTGCGCATCTCAGGCGCGCTGCGTCCCGTGCGGCGCGCGACGATCGCAGCGCCCCTGTCCGGTACGATTGTCTCGGTCCACGCGCAGGTGGGTGAAGCGGTTGCCGTAGGCGACGTCCTCGTGGAGTTCGACCGCGAGCTTCTGGAGGCCGGCCTGGCCGCGCGCGAATCGAGCGTGGCGGCCACGCAGGCGCAACTCGACCTTGCCGAATTCACGCTGGAGCGCAGCCAGCGCCTTGGCCAGTCCGGCTTTGCGGCCGAGGCTGCGGTGCGCGAGGCGGAGGCCTCCGTGCTCAATCTGCGGGCGCAGTTGCGGACGCTGGAGGCCGAGCTTGCCCAGGCGCGCTATCAGCTTCGTGAAGCCAGGGTCCTCGCGCCGTTCTCGGGCGTGGTCTCCTCGCGGGCGGTCGAACCGGGCCAGGCGGTGGGCATCAATTCGGAGCTTCTCGGCCTTGTCGATCCCTCGCTCATGGAGATCGAGGTCGGCGTTCCCACCACGCGCATCGTGAAGGTGCAGGTCGGGCAGGGTGCCGAGATGCAGGTCGACGGGATCGAGGGGCGCCGGTTCGAGGCGCGTGTCGCCCGGGTCAGCCCCGTCGCGGTCGGCGGCTCGCGCGCCGTGCCGGTCTTCCTCCAGATCGACAACGAGGACGGGCTCCTGCGCGGCGGAATGTTCGCCGTCGGGGCGCTTCGAACGCAGGCGGCGCCCGATGTCATCGCGCTGCCCGATGCCGCGATCCGCCGGGACGAGGGCGGCGACTATGTCCTGAAGGGCGAGGGCGGTCGGTTGAGGCGCCAGGCGGTGGAAATCGGCACGCGCTGGCCTGATCGAAACATGGTGGAGGTCGTCGCCGGGCTGGATGAGGGCGATCTCGTCGTCACCGCGCCGCTGCCCGATCTCAGGCCCGATGTCGAATATCGGATGGCCGAACTCTAAGCGTAGAGGGGCGCGGCCCCGGAAAGCCCGACGGCCATGTTCCTCACCCGCATCAGCGTTTCCCATCCGGTCTTCGCCACCATGATGATGGCGGCGATCCTCGTGATCGGCCTGTTCGGCTTCTCGCGCATGAGCGTGGAGGAGTTTCCCGAGATCGACCTGCCCGTCGTGGTGGTGGCCACCACCTATACCGGGGCCGCGCCGGAGACGGTGGAAACCAATGTCACGCGGCGCGTGGAGGAGGCGGTCAACACCATCGGCGGCATCAAGAGCGTCCAGTCCGAATCCTTCGAGGGCCGCTCGCTGGTGATCGTCGAATTCGAGCTCGACGTCGATTCGCGCCTTGCCGCGCAGGAAGTGCGCGATCGCGTCGCCCAGCTCGAGGCGGGCTTCCCCGACGAGGTGGACACGCCGCAGATCACGCGCTTCAACCCCGACGACGCGCCGATCCTCTCGGTGGCCGTATCCTCGCCCACGCGCGAACTGTCCGAGATCACGCGCATTGCCGACCAGATCATCACCCGTCGGTTGAACGTCATCGAGGGCGTGGGGCAGACCACCATCGTGGGCGGTAGCGACCGGCAGGTGCTGGTGATGATCGAGCCGGAGCGGCTGGAGGCGTTCGGCATCGCGGCTTCGCGCGTGCTGGAGGCCGTCGCGCGCGAGAACCAGGATCGCGCCGCCGGCAACATCACCTCCGGCAACGACCAGCGGATCGTCACCATCGAGGGGCGCATCGGCGATGTCGCGGATTTCGAGCGCATCATCGTCGCGCGCGATGGCGGCTATCCGGTCTATCTCGGCCAGGTGGCCCGTATTCTGGACGGAGGCGCGGAGCTCACGAGCCGGGCCACCCGCAACGGAGCCCCGGCGCTGGGCGTCGATGTGGTGAAGGTGCAGGGCGCCAACACGGTGGGCGTGGCGCAGGCCCTGCGGGCCGAGATCGAGGTGCTTTCCCGGGAACTGGCGCGCGAGGACATCGTCCTCGATATCTCGCAGGACAATTCCCGGTCCATCGCCGCCTCCGTCACCAATGTCCAGCAGATGATGATCGAGGGCGCGCTGCTGACGGTGGCCATCGTCTTCCTGTTCCTGAATTCCTGGCGCTCCACCGTCATCACCGGCCTGACGCTGCCGATCTCGGTGATCGGCACCTTCGCGGTGATCTACTTCCTCGGCTTCACGCTCAACACGATGACGCTTCTGGCGCTGTCTCTGGCCATCGGCATCCTGATCGACGACGCGATCGTGGTGCGGGAGAACATCACGCGCCATCTCCACATGGGCAAGAGCCACCGGCAGGCCGCGCTGGACGGGACGAACGAGATCGGCCTCGCCGTGGTGGCCACCACTCTGTCGATCGTCGCCGTCTTCCTGCCCGTCGCTTTCATGGGCGGCATCATCGGCCGCTTCTTCCTGCAATTCGGCGTCACCGTGTCGGTGGCGGTGCTCATCTCGCTCTTCGTCGCCTTCACGCTCGACCCCATGCTCTCCAGCGTCTGGTACGATCCGCAGGCCCAGCCGGATGCCCGGCGCGGGCCGGTCGGGCGGCTGGTGGAGCGGTTCGACCGCGGCTTCACGCGCGTCGCCGAGCGTTATCGCGACGTGATCCGCTGGAGCCTCGCCCATCGCGCCCTCACTGTCATCGCGGTCTTCGTCGTCTTCGCCGGCAGCCTGATGCTGGTGCCGCGCATCGGGGGCGAGTTCCTGCCGCAGGGCAACCAGGGCGAGTTCTCCATCGTCATCGAGGTGCCGGAGGGGTCCTCGCTCGACTATACGGCGGTGAAGGTGCGCCAGGTCGAGGCCGCATTGGCGGAGTTTCCCGATATCGCCTCCACCTATTCCACGGTGAACTCGGCGGGCGCGCGCGGCTTCAACGCCGCCAATATCCAGGTCACGATGCTGCCGCTCGGGGAGCGCTCTATGTCGGCCGCTTCCCTTGCCGAGCCGCTGCGCCAGCGGCTTTCGGTCATCGCCGGGCTCGACGTGTCGATCAACCAGAACGCGGTGGCGGGGCCGGGCGGCAAGCCGCTTCAGATCTCGGTCCTTGGCGATTCGGACGAGGATCTGCGCCGGGTCTCGGGCGAGGTCGCCGCCGCGCTGCGCGCCATTCCGGGCGCCGTAGAGGTCGAATCCTCCATCGAGGACGAGCGCCCGACACTGGCGGTGCGCGTGCGCCGCGAGGCTGCCGACGACCTCGGCGTCTCGGTGGAGGATATCGCCAATCTCCTGCGCCCGTTGATCGCGGGCGATGCCGTTTCGGTCTGGAACGCGCCGGACGGGGAATCCTACGACGTGATGGTGCGCCTGCCACGCGAGCAGCGCGAGCGGGCCCAGCAATTGCGCGACCTGACGCTGGCCACGAGCCGCATGGATGCGAACGAGCGCCCGGTTATCGTGCGTCTGGAGCAGGTGGCCGATATCGTCGAATCCATCGCCCCGACCACCATCAATCGCCGCGACCTTTCGCGCGAGGTGCGGGTGGACGCC containing:
- a CDS encoding M23 family metallopeptidase; translated protein: MKDSRTARSELGDDPPLVADKRRRPDRRQVSARWLAGTLLTGLTSTALMGIALSAAHDGRTNMARPASMAAIAAIAHEGELLLERGERVFATPIPMPRSRRTIEVSTVTVEGEREVIRTQPLAYASMLLGARHAPSQEYPPFDPLKVFAEEERANERAILDPSQIYDAKVEPDVSLTMQPFDFAQATSDGYEDIGTKAAEALVRGAAGTLDALPVQVAAFQSFDPGRFDGASDVTSYEPGSAFRIVQENVSVSASDGPGTGAKRYFEEIVPFREERSIAEALEEAGYEAEVVARAVKPLAEALRAETLAPGDVLRIGLQEVEGEPALVRLSAYRKERHQATVAIHADGRFALGQEPAFSRSVAQAFDENAMEAPMRATMPSVYDGIYQAALSYGLDERLCQSLIRMLAPEVDFQARLTPTDRLTILYSLEEGKEQASEESEILFVEARFGDSTKRLYRFWSPEDDTVDYYDEEGRSARQFLLRNPVPTGRFTSNFGERRHPVLGYRRMHWGVDWAAPRGTPILAAGAGTVVRAGWSSGYGRQTVIRHANGYETSYSHQHTIADGIKAGAPVRQGQVIGTVGSTGLSTGNHLHYELSVNDKRVDPLRIRLPDSRSLQGEELALFERERKRIDDLLRESDEEMRVAGR
- a CDS encoding efflux RND transporter periplasmic adaptor subunit; its protein translation is MGLASYYRNGQDASPDPASTLALAVAEPADGPVELAQIEMSRVARSTVVDDVRISGALRPVRRATIAAPLSGTIVSVHAQVGEAVAVGDVLVEFDRELLEAGLAARESSVAATQAQLDLAEFTLERSQRLGQSGFAAEAAVREAEASVLNLRAQLRTLEAELAQARYQLREARVLAPFSGVVSSRAVEPGQAVGINSELLGLVDPSLMEIEVGVPTTRIVKVQVGQGAEMQVDGIEGRRFEARVARVSPVAVGGSRAVPVFLQIDNEDGLLRGGMFAVGALRTQAAPDVIALPDAAIRRDEGGDYVLKGEGGRLRRQAVEIGTRWPDRNMVEVVAGLDEGDLVVTAPLPDLRPDVEYRMAEL
- a CDS encoding efflux RND transporter permease subunit; this translates as MFLTRISVSHPVFATMMMAAILVIGLFGFSRMSVEEFPEIDLPVVVVATTYTGAAPETVETNVTRRVEEAVNTIGGIKSVQSESFEGRSLVIVEFELDVDSRLAAQEVRDRVAQLEAGFPDEVDTPQITRFNPDDAPILSVAVSSPTRELSEITRIADQIITRRLNVIEGVGQTTIVGGSDRQVLVMIEPERLEAFGIAASRVLEAVARENQDRAAGNITSGNDQRIVTIEGRIGDVADFERIIVARDGGYPVYLGQVARILDGGAELTSRATRNGAPALGVDVVKVQGANTVGVAQALRAEIEVLSRELAREDIVLDISQDNSRSIAASVTNVQQMMIEGALLTVAIVFLFLNSWRSTVITGLTLPISVIGTFAVIYFLGFTLNTMTLLALSLAIGILIDDAIVVRENITRHLHMGKSHRQAALDGTNEIGLAVVATTLSIVAVFLPVAFMGGIIGRFFLQFGVTVSVAVLISLFVAFTLDPMLSSVWYDPQAQPDARRGPVGRLVERFDRGFTRVAERYRDVIRWSLAHRALTVIAVFVVFAGSLMLVPRIGGEFLPQGNQGEFSIVIEVPEGSSLDYTAVKVRQVEAALAEFPDIASTYSTVNSAGARGFNAANIQVTMLPLGERSMSAASLAEPLRQRLSVIAGLDVSINQNAVAGPGGKPLQISVLGDSDEDLRRVSGEVAAALRAIPGAVEVESSIEDERPTLAVRVRREAADDLGVSVEDIANLLRPLIAGDAVSVWNAPDGESYDVMVRLPREQRERAQQLRDLTLATSRMDANERPVIVRLEQVADIVESIAPTTINRRDLSREVRVDANVSGRALGDVSADLTAALARIEVPAGMRVVFGGETQDMQESLGYAVQALGLAVIFIYLVLASQFGSFLQPVAIMMTLPLSLIGVLLGLLVMGSTLNIFSIIGFIMLMGLVTKNAILLVDYSNQARAAGMSLHDSLVEAGAVRLRPIVMTTLAMIFGMLPIAIGAGEGGEQRAPMAHAVIGGLISSTLLTLIFVPVILTLLDGFARRIGRFLPRAPGDHPAHGAGAGPQPAE